A region from the Rosa rugosa chromosome 6, drRosRugo1.1, whole genome shotgun sequence genome encodes:
- the LOC133715641 gene encoding L10-interacting MYB domain-containing protein-like gives MFGSSTPKATWSPAHRKIFFDLCLNEVSKGNRPGTHFTKEGWKNIVDSFFDETGVKYTKKQMKNHWDFTKKQWKVWIKLVAESNMKWDPSTNKFGASAKDWANYIQVYPEAAQFQYKELPFPDKLEIVFAGVIDSEGMEISYSRKRQNDSSGSSFMQSEEQELANMEGEDEHLFDTEDEHLFAAEDEHGFHAIPIKSGEKVQSHLRSRRAIASEPSLSSSSQTKAKAVWTPAYHRAFLDLCVEETLKGNKPRTHFTRDAWRTILESFQQRTGLGYNRLQLKNHWDITKEQWRVWSKLIGTSSMGWDPNTKKFGATEEVWANYLESNPEAAPFRYKEPQFTDKLEIIFDGTTVTGETEPPTKRSKYNDNSSASVLNIDELGMRNQAGNIEHFDAVPISFRQAKLTYSIGECIDCLDAMEEVVQGSDLYLFALDVFLKKEYREIFLQLKKPNVRIAWLLRLQSVGPPLV, from the exons ATGTTTGGCTCATCAACCCCGAAAGCTACGTGGTCGCCTGCGCACCGCAAAATATTCTTTGATCTTTGTCTAAATGAGGTATCGAAAGGGAATAGGCCAGGGACACATTTTACTAAGGAGGGATGGAAGAATATCGTGGATTCGTTCTTCGACGAGACTGGTGTGAAGTATACTAAGAAGCAAATGAAGAATCACTGGGATTTCACTAAGAAGCAGTGGAAAGTGTGGATTAAGCTAGTTGCTGAAAGTAATATGAAATGGGATCCCAGTACAAACAAGTTTGGTGCTAGTGCGAAAGATTGGGCTAACTATATACAG GTTTACCCAGAAGCCGCTCAGTTTCAGTATAAAGAACTCCCGTTCCCTGACAAATTGGAGATAGTTTTTGCTGGAGTTATAGATTCTGAAGGGATGGAGATCTCTTATTCTCGTAAGAGGCAGAATGATAGCTCGGGCAGTTCCTTTATGCAGTCGGAAGAACAAGAGTTGGCAAATATGGAGGGGGAGGATGAGCATCTTTTTGACACTGAGGATGAACATCTTTTTGCTGCTGAGGATGAGCATGGTTTTCATGCCATTCCAATAAAGAGTGGTGAAAAGGTTCAGTCTCATTTAAGAAGCCGTAGAGCAATTGCTAGTGAACCGAGTTTATCTAGCTCATCCCAGACAAAGGCAAAGGCTGTCTGGACGCCTGCATATCACAGAGCATTTCTGGATCTATGTGTAGAAGAGACATTAAAGGGTAATAAGCCTAGGACACATTTCACCAGGGATGCTTGGAGGACTATTCTCGAGTCCTTTCAACAAAGAACAGGCCTTGGTTATAATAGGTTACAGTTGAAGAATCATTGGGATATCACAAAGGAACAATGGAGAGTCTGGTCTAAGCTGATTGGAACAAGTAGCATGGGATGGGATCCAAACACGAAAAAATTTGGTGCAACTGAAGAAGTTTGGGCCAACTACTTAGAG tcaAACCCGGAAGCTGCACCTTTCAGATACAAGGAACCTCAGTTCACTGACAAACTGGAAATCATATTTGACGGAACAACAGTTACCGGAGAGACAGAACCTCCTACTAAGCGAAGCAAGTATAATGATAATTCGAGTGCATCTGTTTTGAACATAGATGAACTTGGCATGAGGAACCAAGCTGGAAACATTGAACATTTTGATGCTGTACCAATTTCCTTTAGACAAGCCAAGCTCACTTATAGCATTGGAGAATGCATCGACTGTCTTGATGCCATGGAGGAAGTCGTACAAGGAAGTGATCTCTATCTGTTTGCATTAGATGTATTCCTGAAAAAGGAATACAGGGAAATATTTCTTCAACTGAAAAAGCCTAATGTAAGGATTGCATGGTTGCTGCGGCTGCAGTCAGTTGGTCCACCTTTGGTATAA
- the LOC133715643 gene encoding uncharacterized protein At2g39920 isoform X1 encodes MSAYGHHMEREYSAQSLSSREVSERTSSYAMESGFYMSSFATTIFIASLVTVGLLFITLLIALTVMLQSCESKSRGIVEVQKPSYDSNYCHIFSLHMELNNFEADQFPSVCRVVASQYIKQGQYATDLNSTMGIVEDYFGSITPQHDGLDVVLMDVDDILSLNPQYSNFSVHRYDHYGCSDCMEEAKHLKHMLILRLYMKLHSSGWPLILLSRKPETHRNTSVEYLVSAGYTAWSSLIMSRSEAELHMDSSDYFSKRRAAMQREGFRIIGIISSHMDALRGPFLGRRIFKLPNPIYNNFEYQIEDIHTPK; translated from the exons ATGTCTGCTTATGGCCACCATATGGAGCGAGAGTACTCCGCCCAGAGTCTTTCGAGTCGTGAAGTTTCTG AGAGAACAAGTAGTTATGCAATGGAGTCGGGGTTCTACATGTCGTCCTTTGCTACAACAATCTTCATTGCTTCACTCGTCACAGTCGGGTTATTATTCATCACTTTGCTGATTGCACTGACGGTAATGCTGCAGTCTTGTGAAAGCAAGAGCCGTGGAATCGTTGAGGTTCAGAAACCAAGTTATGATTCAAATTACTGCCATATCTTCTCTCTGCATATGGAACTCAACAACTTTGAGGCAGATCAGTTCCCTTCAGTATGCAGGGTTGTTGCTTCTCAGTACATCAAACAAGGTCAATATGCAACAGATTTAAATTCTACCATGGGGATAGTTGAGGACTATTTTGGTAGTATTACTCCGCAACACGATGGTCTGGATGTTGTGTTGATGGATGTAGATGACATTCTTTCTTTAAACCCCCAGTATAGTAATTTTTCAGTGCACCG ATATGATCACTATGGTTGTAGTGATTGTATGGAAGAGGCAAAGCATCTGAAGCACATGCTTATTCTGAGACTATACATGAAACTTCATTCTAGTGGTTGGCCTTTGATTTTGTTATCAAGAAAGCCAGAGACACATAGGAATACCTCCGTAGAGTATCTTGTATCTGCCGGATACACAGCTTGGTCTTCATTGATTATGAG CAGATCAGAAGCTGAACTGCATATGGATAGCAGTGACTACTTCTCTAAACGAAGGGCTGCAATGCAGAGAGAAGGATTTCGCATAATCGGCATTATAAGCAGTCACATGGATGCTCTAAGAGGACCATTTTTAGGAAGGCGTATTTTTAAGCTTCCGAACCCAATATACAACAATTTTGAATATCAAATTGAAGACATACATACACCAAAATAG
- the LOC133715643 gene encoding uncharacterized protein At2g39920 isoform X2, which produces MSAYGHHMEREYSAQSLSSREVSERTSSYAMESGFYMSSFATTIFIASLVTVGLLFITLLIALTVMLQSCESKSRGIVEVQKPSYDSNYCHIFSLHMELNNFEADQFPSVCRVVASQYIKQGQYATDLNSTMGIVEDYFGSITPQHDGLDVVLMDVDDILSLNPQYSNFSVHRYDHYGCSDCMEEAKHLKHMLILRLYMKLHSSGWPLILLSRKPETHRNTSVEYLVSAGYTAWSSLIMRSEAELHMDSSDYFSKRRAAMQREGFRIIGIISSHMDALRGPFLGRRIFKLPNPIYNNFEYQIEDIHTPK; this is translated from the exons ATGTCTGCTTATGGCCACCATATGGAGCGAGAGTACTCCGCCCAGAGTCTTTCGAGTCGTGAAGTTTCTG AGAGAACAAGTAGTTATGCAATGGAGTCGGGGTTCTACATGTCGTCCTTTGCTACAACAATCTTCATTGCTTCACTCGTCACAGTCGGGTTATTATTCATCACTTTGCTGATTGCACTGACGGTAATGCTGCAGTCTTGTGAAAGCAAGAGCCGTGGAATCGTTGAGGTTCAGAAACCAAGTTATGATTCAAATTACTGCCATATCTTCTCTCTGCATATGGAACTCAACAACTTTGAGGCAGATCAGTTCCCTTCAGTATGCAGGGTTGTTGCTTCTCAGTACATCAAACAAGGTCAATATGCAACAGATTTAAATTCTACCATGGGGATAGTTGAGGACTATTTTGGTAGTATTACTCCGCAACACGATGGTCTGGATGTTGTGTTGATGGATGTAGATGACATTCTTTCTTTAAACCCCCAGTATAGTAATTTTTCAGTGCACCG ATATGATCACTATGGTTGTAGTGATTGTATGGAAGAGGCAAAGCATCTGAAGCACATGCTTATTCTGAGACTATACATGAAACTTCATTCTAGTGGTTGGCCTTTGATTTTGTTATCAAGAAAGCCAGAGACACATAGGAATACCTCCGTAGAGTATCTTGTATCTGCCGGATACACAGCTTGGTCTTCATTGATTATGAG ATCAGAAGCTGAACTGCATATGGATAGCAGTGACTACTTCTCTAAACGAAGGGCTGCAATGCAGAGAGAAGGATTTCGCATAATCGGCATTATAAGCAGTCACATGGATGCTCTAAGAGGACCATTTTTAGGAAGGCGTATTTTTAAGCTTCCGAACCCAATATACAACAATTTTGAATATCAAATTGAAGACATACATACACCAAAATAG